AGTGCTCAGTGGGGTTTTCAAAATTTCAAGattttggggagaagtgatatcTTGATTCTCACTTGTGTAGGTGGGAGGAGAGCCCCACTTACTTGAAATCTTCCCCTTCTTCCAGCAGACGGCGGTAGGTGGCGATCTCAGCCTCCAGTTTGACCTTGATGTTCAGCAGGGTCTCATACTCCTGGGCCTGGCGCTGCCCCTCTGCCCGGGTCTGGCCCAACTCTGACTCTAGGTGCAGCAGGATCCCATTGAGCTGTTCCATCTGCATGGCATAACGTGTCTCCACCTCCCTCAGGCTGTTCTCCAAAGTGGTTTTCTGCAGGGAGCACAGGTCAAGGAGTATAGggtaagcctttttttttaaaaattatctttatttcttcattttagagaagagagagaaagagaaagagggggaggaacaggaagcatcaactcccatgtgtgccttgaccaggcaaacccagggttttgaaccagcaacctcagcgttccaggttgatgcttgatccactgcaccaccacaggtcaggcaagggtaaGCCTTGACATACAGTGGAGGGACAGCCTGCAACTTTCTGCAGAGCAGTTTAGAACTCAGGACTTCACTCTCTGCAACttttttgagcacctactttGTGCCAGATTCTAGGGTAGGGGGTAGGGGCTAGTGGATAGGGCGAAGAAGTAGTGAGAAATGCAAAGAGGAACAACTTTTTCTAAGCAAAAGGAATTCATGATAGAAGTGGTAGGATTTGGGTTAACACAGGATGGGTCTGAGGCAGACAGAAGTCTGAGGCAGACAGTCAGAGGCCAGGAGTTGGAGTGGGTGTGGTGGGGGCTCTCACCAGATTTCTCATGGACTCCAGATCGATCTCCAAAGATTGGACTGTACGTCTCAGCTCTGTGAGTGTCATCTCAGCCCCTCTTATCTCAGCGGTTTGTGAGGTAACTTCTGTGGTGCTCTCCTCAATCTGCTGGGACCAATATTTGTCTAGCTCCTCTCGGTTCTTCTGAGCCAGCTCATCATACTGGGCCCGGATGTCTGCCATGATCTTGCTGAGGTCCTGAGATTTGGGGGCATCCAACTCCACAGTCAACCCAGAGTTGGCAATCTGGTCTTGTAGACCATTCACTTCCTAAAAGAGAGAGGGCAAAAAAAGTGAAGAGGGGCTCAGAATTGAGCTCTAGTATGGCTCTTCACCGATGACTGCCTCTTCTAGACCTACAGGATCAgttggaaaagagaacagaggaaacTCGGCTTTGTACTCTTGGCTCTCTACTCTGAATAGGTGAAATGTCACTGCTCACTGCCCATGCCTATCGCTCACAAGtgatttctctttcctcacttcACCCTGTGCCTCCATCTACCCTCCTTCCACAAACCTGCTCTTTATTCCTCTTCTGGAAAGCCCTGCCAGCTCCACCTGCTCTCACTCCTCCATCACCCCTCACTCCCAGGGCTAGCTGCTTCCACCTTTATCATCATCTCATTCCCTTACCTATGGCCTCTTGACCTCATCCCATTGTAACTCAGGAGACCCACAGAGTATGACGACAGTCTGATTAAGAACAACTCAGGCTGTTAGCTCTAAATGTTCCTGCAAGGTTACTTGCAGGTAACTTTCCCCATCATTCCCCAGGTAACTTTCCCCATCATTCCCCAAGACTTTTTTTGACCCCTGGGGTTTCCGGCCTGGCCAGTGGCCCCTGCTTGCCTCCTCGTGGTTCTTCTTCATGAAGAGCAGTTCCTCCTTAAGAGTCTCAATTTCTGTCTCCAGCTGCAGTCGAGTGATATTGGTGTCATCAATGACCTTTCGGAGCCCATTAATGTCACTCTCCACAGATTGGCGCATAGCCAGCTCCGTCTCATACCTGCAGGAGTGGAGGTGATCAGATCCAAACACTTCTCAACCCATGCCACCTCCTATGCACAGCACTACACCCACTGCAAACCAGAAAGTGAGTCAGGAATCAGATGGTGATTCCTTGGAGCATCCTTCTTGGCACTTGGGGGATAGTATTCTTAAATTTGGTTACATGAATGAATAATTTGATGAAGCCTAACTTTCATCCACCCAGCTACACCCACAGTTGAACAAGAGTCCACTGTGAGCCCCTAGCTGATCCAACCTTAGCTCTCTAGTCGCCCCCAGCCTTACTTGACTTTGAAGTCATCAGCAGCAAGACGGGCATTGTCAATCTGCAGAACGATGCGGGCATTGTCCACAGAACTTGCAAAGATCTGGGGATTGGTAAGAGAGATTGCGCCATGAATGGGAAGTCAATGATAGTCTGGGCCAAGTGTGTGGAAGATATTAAATGTCTCAGTGAAAACTTCTGGGTACCAGGAATAGCCAAAGACTTTCCCTTTCTACCCGTGCCCCTCATCCTGTTTCCTCCTTTCCCGGAGTCTCAAATCCCAAGGCTCCCACCAGTCTCCCACTGCCCCTCCTTCAGGGTCTCTGCTGGCTGGCCCAACTGAATTGAGCAGCAACTGTACAAGTCCTCTCCCTGGCCCTCTCTTGGCAGTTTTTCCTAGAGCACCTGCACACCAACCCCCCTCCAGGTAGGCCTCCAGTTTACTTTTAAGATGACTCATCCTTAACTACATCCGCTTAACCCTCCAACTGTCCCCATTTGGCCAGAAGCCAGTGTCTGGGTCCTTCTTATCTCACCTCCCTCCGTGCTCTCCACTTCCCAAgctctggcttctccttcccactATCTCCAGGGAAAGGACCCCACCCATGGCATCACCACCTTAGGGGTCCAGAGCTAAGGGTATGTATGGAAATCCAGGGTGCTCCTAACACCATCCCTGGACAATAGGAGGCGGGGTGAAAATAGAAAGGGGTAAGGAGTCAATGTGCCCCACCCTATTAAAATTCCTATCCTTGGGAGGGGGACTGGAAGGGGTACTGAATGGAAGGCAAACAAGACTGAGAGTTGGGTTGGTCCCTTCATGTTCTCTTACCTGAGCTCTCAGGTCCTCGATGGTCTTGAAATAATGCCCCCAGTCTCTGACCTGAggtcccttcttttccaagtgttcCCGGATTTTGATCTCCAGTCTCCGATTATCAGCCTCCAGGCTTCTCACCCTCTCCAGGTAGGAGGCTAACCGGTCATTCAGGCATTGCATAGTCTCCTTCTCGCTCTGGATGCCCCCTATACCTGCCAGACCCCCGGCCATCCCCGCAGCCAGGCCCGCAGACCCCCAGCCGCCCCGCATGCTGGTGGCGTGGGACAGGGAGATTCTGGAGCCGGAGCCCCCGGCGCCTGCATAAACGCTGGCTGCGCTGCTGACCGGCCGGTCCCGGTGGCTGGGAGACTGCACGGAGCCCAGGGTCCGGTAGCTTGTTGAGAAGCTGGAGCGGGTGCTGAAGCTCATGTTGTTCAAGGAGGAAGGCGAGATTCTCCAAGTCAGATTTAAGCAACAGTGAATGCCTGGTCCGCGACTCAAATTatatggctgagggaggaggggggacacCCGCCAGGACAGGCCCCGCCCCGAGTCACAGCGTGAGGGCCACAGGTGGACTGCCTCTGGGGACAGGGCACCCTCGGATTTCAGACCCTGCCCTCGGCACCTCAACACAGCCCTCCAAGGCCACCCTCGACCCTCTAGAAAGGGGTGACTAACCGGGAAGGGCAAAGGCTGAGTAGGTggttttgcccccccccccccccccccccgctgcgaTTTCAGGGCAGGAAATGACGTTATTATACCCCTCCCCAGGTAGAGGAGGTGCTGGCCGGTTGAGAATTGGGGAGTTTGGGGGAAATGAAAGAGTGGAGTGGGGGTGAGTCTCCATAGCTGTTATCATTCTGCAGCGCCCAAGTCCTGCCCGCTGAGGGGAACTTTGGGGGATCCTGGAGCCCCAGGAGGCCTGGGAAGCAGGTGGTGGTAgctggagaagaaaaagagatattTAATCTTGAGTCTCAAATCTGCTGGTTTACACATTTGGCCCCCTCcacatgtgttgggcagataaaatatattatgctcactttgttaaagatggcactgcccacgtggaggctgttgcccaggtgatattaatgtgtattgggggcaggctgtgggcaggcagaatccttgtagcctggggcttggttttgggattaagcctttcccacccttttttgatgtggggtggtacaatcccatcttgactcagataagtgactttgtattagagatttcactattttgtatattggattaaaggtttggatttctacactataaaatgggggcagaacgagagcttgctctcttggttcctgggatgattagcatgagagagcagagagagcagagcagagagcagaaagaggccatgtggccagaggaagcagccaagatggtggagtgctgagtgagatgccagtttgtgcagagtttgtatctgggataaggaaggagatggggaactgaggagaataaggctggtgagctagaaacctttgattctaggaaactcggataagtcagtggctttgtgagcactgaatgtgagtgggttttggagcccagtgtgtgtttttacttgcccgccgggtgcaagctagaatgaaagaaaatggcctatcagttcttggctcctttgtttctttactgactgtccgaatccaatgcgaacctgcaagagccgggctgctgtgatggtggccatggctactggctttacaacatgtGAGTCCCAAGCAGGCCCACAGCACACTCCTGTTGGGATCACACATGTGTGTCACTCAGAGTATATTCAGAGTCTTAAAGACACACTCATGCCTTGAAtccactcctcctcccctcagctcACTCCCATGGGGTTCTGGCTTCCATGGAATTCTTTGTTATTTGAACAGGGAACACGGTCTGCACTTTTACACACCTGTGAATCAGCCTTTCCTACCCTGTGAGTAAACAAATACTTCCTGAGAACTTAGTttcacaaatatactgctcacaaacattaggggatatttgcgATAAACTatccctaatgtttgtgagcagtgtagtttctaggcacttactgtgtgtcaggcCCACTTCTCATAACAGAGACCCAACTCCCTCCTGGAGATTGTAAGGTGTTTCATGTGGTGTAGGGCCTAAGAGGACAAATGCACACACCTAGAAACAGCCTAGCTGACACTCAGCCCTGGTGGCCAACTTCCTTTACTAGGACTAGGGACCCCTCCTTCCTTTACCTCTTTTCAAAACACTCTCTAGATCCCAAACCTGCCCCCAGGGGGCTGCCTCTTCCAGGAAGTTTAGGTCAGATATAGGTGAAAAGGACAGAGATAGGGAAGTTCCCACAGCTCCCTGTAGCCCTGAAGCTGGAAGCCCCTCCCCCCCTGCGGAATCCCGAGGTATTAGGCCTTTAAGTCTCACCACCAGCAGCTTGTTCCTCTGGCAGGGCCTGGCATCACACACTTGTCTGTGCTCTTTGCTCAGGAGTGCACCTATTGATTCCTACTGAGCTGCCAGCTGAACCGAAGAGGTGGaaacaggtcaggcaggacagtAGACCTGGGAAGGGAAAGGGGCCCAGGAGCAGCCGGGCCAGTGAACCAGCCAGAGGGAAGGGCATCTCAGATGTGGAGGTTTAGCTATGGATTGTACAGGCCGGCCACTTTCTAGTGGGGAAGGCCCTATAGTATTCAATGGGAGCTGGCCAGGGGCTGGTGAGGATGGGAGCTAGCCAGGGGAGGGTCAGGGCCTACTGAAGGCCAAAAGGCAAATCAGATGTAAAATAGCATACAAA
The DNA window shown above is from Saccopteryx bilineata isolate mSacBil1 chromosome 2, mSacBil1_pri_phased_curated, whole genome shotgun sequence and carries:
- the KRT18 gene encoding keratin, type I cytoskeletal 18, which encodes MSFSTRSSFSTSYRTLGSVQSPSHRDRPVSSAASVYAGAGGSGSRISLSHATSMRGGWGSAGLAAGMAGGLAGIGGIQSEKETMQCLNDRLASYLERVRSLEADNRRLEIKIREHLEKKGPQVRDWGHYFKTIEDLRAQIFASSVDNARIVLQIDNARLAADDFKVKYETELAMRQSVESDINGLRKVIDDTNITRLQLETEIETLKEELLFMKKNHEEEVNGLQDQIANSGLTVELDAPKSQDLSKIMADIRAQYDELAQKNREELDKYWSQQIEESTTEVTSQTAEIRGAEMTLTELRRTVQSLEIDLESMRNLKTTLENSLREVETRYAMQMEQLNGILLHLESELGQTRAEGQRQAQEYETLLNIKVKLEAEIATYRRLLEEGEDFNLSDALDSSNAIQSIQKTTTRRIVDGKVVSEINDTKLLRR